One Candidatus Devosia phytovorans genomic window carries:
- a CDS encoding D-Ala-D-Ala carboxypeptidase family metallohydrolase, with the protein MKTPLRSIVATLVCALSLAACMPMAMFASSGGSAYSGKRNDWGTYVSSREVNALCLSPKLRFLIWEFEGQFGRKVIMNSGYRDGQHNSAAGGADNSYHTKCMAADFYIPGVDKQALIAFAITRSSAGGVGCYPGRQFIHVDVRDRPRGYNRPVTFSGC; encoded by the coding sequence ATGAAGACCCCGCTCCGCTCCATAGTCGCCACGCTCGTCTGCGCCCTGTCGCTCGCCGCTTGCATGCCCATGGCGATGTTCGCCAGCAGCGGCGGCTCCGCCTATTCGGGCAAACGCAATGACTGGGGCACCTATGTGTCGAGCCGCGAGGTCAATGCGCTATGCCTATCGCCCAAGCTCAGATTTCTCATCTGGGAGTTCGAGGGCCAGTTCGGGCGTAAGGTCATCATGAACTCGGGTTACCGCGACGGCCAGCACAACAGCGCAGCCGGCGGGGCGGATAACTCCTACCACACCAAATGCATGGCGGCGGATTTCTACATCCCCGGCGTCGACAAGCAGGCGCTGATCGCCTTTGCCATTACCCGCAGCTCGGCGGGCGGCGTGGGCTGCTATCCGGGCCGCCAGTTCATCCATGTGGATGTGCGCGACCGGCCGCGCGGCTACAACCGGCCCGTCACTTTCTCGGGCTGTTGA
- a CDS encoding cold-shock protein, producing MGAKFTGDHDETAGLSLDGRASDVTSAGGDAALDTIEVSGAIKWFDAGKGFGFIVPDNGMADVLLHVTCLRRDGFQTAYEGARIVVEALNRPGGLQAFRVISMDESTARHPAQMPAPRTHVVVEPTSGMVRLEVKWFNRIRGFGFLSAGEGTPDIFVHMETLRRFGITELRPGQFVLVRYGNGPKGLMVAEIRPDGWGDAPSSH from the coding sequence ATGGGGGCCAAGTTCACTGGCGATCACGACGAGACGGCGGGGCTTTCGCTTGACGGCCGCGCATCCGATGTCACGTCTGCGGGTGGCGACGCCGCTCTCGATACGATCGAAGTTTCGGGCGCTATCAAATGGTTCGATGCCGGCAAGGGCTTTGGCTTCATCGTGCCGGACAATGGCATGGCCGATGTTCTGCTGCATGTGACCTGCTTGCGCCGCGACGGCTTCCAGACCGCCTACGAAGGCGCCCGCATCGTTGTCGAGGCGCTGAATCGCCCCGGCGGGTTGCAGGCATTCCGCGTCATTTCCATGGACGAATCGACCGCTCGCCACCCGGCCCAGATGCCGGCCCCGCGCACCCATGTCGTGGTCGAACCGACCTCCGGCATGGTTCGCCTCGAGGTGAAATGGTTCAACCGCATCCGCGGCTTCGGTTTCCTCTCGGCTGGCGAGGGCACACCTGATATTTTCGTCCACATGGAAACCCTTCGTCGCTTCGGCATCACCGAACTGCGCCCGGGTCAATTCGTGCTGGTGCGCTATGGCAATGGCCCAAAGGGCCTTATGGTCGCCGAAATCCGGCCCGATGGTTGGGGCGACGCGCCGTCCTCCCACTAG
- a CDS encoding sugar ABC transporter permease, with the protein MADIAVQAGEGAGSVGRPSALRKLFFHNLSAKVAALPMIATVLVVFIGCTIWTIYYSFTNSKLLPTGKFVGFDQYERLFATSRWNVSVWNLVAYGAMSLIFTLVIGFILAVLIDQKIRFESALRTIMLYPFALSFIVTGLVWQWIMNPTLGLQGTLRNLGWTGFSFDWIANPRMVLFALLIAGLWHGTGFCMVLMLAGLRSVDDEVWKAARVDGIPTWRTYISIVLPMMRGVLVTAVVIIGSGIVRLYDLVVALTNGGPGISSEVPAKYVFNYMFSGGNIGQGLAAATMMLLTVLIIMIPWAYLEFGGKGKRT; encoded by the coding sequence ATGGCGGATATTGCCGTTCAAGCGGGAGAGGGCGCCGGTTCTGTCGGTCGACCCAGTGCCCTGCGGAAATTATTCTTTCACAACCTGTCCGCCAAGGTCGCGGCCCTGCCCATGATCGCCACGGTGCTGGTAGTCTTCATCGGCTGCACCATCTGGACGATCTACTACTCCTTCACCAACTCCAAGCTCCTGCCGACCGGCAAATTTGTCGGCTTCGACCAGTATGAGCGCCTGTTTGCCACCTCGCGCTGGAATGTGTCGGTGTGGAACCTGGTCGCCTATGGCGCCATGTCGCTGATCTTCACGCTGGTGATCGGTTTCATCCTGGCGGTGCTGATCGACCAGAAGATCCGCTTCGAAAGCGCCCTCCGTACCATCATGCTTTATCCCTTCGCCCTCAGCTTCATCGTGACGGGCCTGGTCTGGCAGTGGATCATGAACCCCACGCTCGGCCTGCAGGGCACCTTGCGCAATCTGGGCTGGACCGGCTTCTCCTTCGACTGGATCGCCAATCCTCGCATGGTGCTCTTTGCGCTGCTCATCGCCGGCCTCTGGCACGGCACGGGCTTTTGCATGGTGCTGATGCTGGCCGGCCTGCGCAGCGTCGACGACGAGGTCTGGAAGGCTGCACGCGTTGACGGCATTCCCACCTGGCGCACCTATATTTCCATCGTGCTGCCCATGATGCGCGGCGTGCTGGTCACGGCTGTGGTTATCATCGGCTCCGGCATCGTCCGCCTCTATGACCTGGTGGTCGCGCTTACCAATGGCGGCCCCGGCATTTCCTCCGAAGTGCCCGCCAAATACGTCTTCAACTACATGTTCTCGGGCGGCAATATCGGTCAGGGCCTGGCGGCCGCGACCATGATGCTGCTCACGGTCCTGATCATCATGATCCCCTGGGCCTATCTTGAATTCGGCGGCAAGGGAAAACGCACATGA
- a CDS encoding ABC transporter substrate-binding protein, producing MKNFTLVATMATALLGSTAVMAADLEVTHWWTSAGEAAAVAEFARVFEEQTGNTWVDSALAGSGTGANPVIISRIIGGDPMGATQMNTGRDAEELIQAGLIRDLTPIVEEMGGLDFYADPTLLEPCTYDGKIYCFPVNIHSWDWLWLSTAAYEKIGEPVPKDWNEYVASWPKLEEAGILPFGLATGWPFTGIPGVLMSGIGGEDLVLAINRDKDAEAVRGPEFRKVAEALDGLRKVISPETMVPSFGDVGNQLLEGTAAGNIHGDWLQGDLQVAGGVPGENYECLPALGLGDKLTGGGDSFFFPVLPEGTDQAVIDAQTELAKIVISPEAQLAFNLKKGSMPIRTDIDLSGANACMAKALELLKNGLLPSGDFALSSDTQQQMQDLNIEFLDDDSITVDDYVERYASIIESAD from the coding sequence ATGAAGAATTTTACGCTGGTTGCCACCATGGCGACCGCTCTGCTTGGCTCCACCGCCGTCATGGCTGCGGACCTGGAAGTGACCCACTGGTGGACCTCGGCTGGTGAAGCCGCCGCCGTCGCCGAATTCGCCCGCGTCTTCGAAGAACAGACTGGCAATACCTGGGTCGACAGCGCCCTGGCCGGTTCGGGCACGGGCGCCAACCCCGTCATCATCAGCCGCATCATTGGCGGCGATCCGATGGGCGCCACCCAGATGAATACCGGCCGCGACGCCGAGGAACTGATCCAGGCTGGTCTTATCCGCGACCTGACCCCGATCGTCGAGGAAATGGGCGGTCTCGACTTCTACGCCGATCCGACGCTGCTCGAGCCCTGCACCTATGACGGCAAGATCTATTGCTTCCCGGTCAATATCCACTCTTGGGATTGGCTGTGGCTCTCGACCGCCGCCTACGAAAAGATCGGTGAGCCGGTTCCCAAGGACTGGAACGAATATGTAGCCTCCTGGCCCAAGCTCGAAGAAGCAGGCATCCTGCCCTTTGGCCTCGCCACCGGCTGGCCCTTCACTGGTATCCCGGGCGTTCTGATGTCGGGCATCGGCGGCGAAGACCTTGTCCTCGCCATCAACCGCGACAAGGATGCCGAAGCCGTTCGAGGTCCGGAATTCCGCAAGGTCGCCGAGGCTCTCGACGGTCTGCGCAAGGTGATCTCGCCTGAAACCATGGTCCCGTCCTTCGGCGACGTCGGCAACCAGCTGCTGGAAGGCACTGCTGCCGGCAATATCCACGGCGACTGGCTGCAGGGCGACCTGCAGGTGGCCGGCGGCGTGCCCGGTGAGAACTACGAATGCCTGCCCGCACTCGGCCTCGGCGACAAGCTGACCGGCGGCGGCGACAGCTTCTTCTTTCCGGTCCTGCCGGAAGGCACCGACCAGGCAGTGATCGACGCCCAGACCGAACTGGCCAAGATCGTCATTTCGCCGGAAGCCCAGCTCGCCTTCAACCTGAAGAAGGGCTCCATGCCGATCCGCACCGACATCGATCTGTCCGGCGCCAATGCCTGCATGGCCAAGGCTCTGGAACTGCTCAAGAACGGCCTGCTCCCCTCGGGTGACTTCGCTCTCTCCAGCGACACCCAGCAGCAGATGCAGGATCTCAACATCGAGTTCCTGGACGACGACAGCATCACGGTCGACGACTATGTCGAGCGCTATGCCTCGATCATCGAGTCCGCTGACTAA
- a CDS encoding hemolysin III family protein: MDHEPRQAFYTWWSASQRQFTRGEMLLDGAVHIFGLIVAIVAGSILLTLAIFETAPEAVPALSLYIGTLIVVLGVSMAYNMWPVSPMKMWLARFDQAAIFLFIAGTYTPFLAVLGGTTSGLLMTSFVWGASLIGVALKLIVPRRFGRLAILLYLAIGWSGILVFQSLAQSLPVSTLWLILAGGITYSLGIIFHLWETLKFQNALWHVFVVTGASLHLWAVMDCMVIHRL; the protein is encoded by the coding sequence ATGGACCACGAACCGCGACAGGCCTTCTATACCTGGTGGAGTGCCAGCCAGCGCCAGTTCACCCGAGGTGAAATGCTCCTGGATGGCGCAGTCCATATTTTTGGCCTGATCGTCGCCATCGTGGCCGGCTCGATCTTGCTGACACTGGCGATCTTCGAGACAGCGCCCGAAGCCGTGCCGGCCCTGTCGCTCTATATCGGCACGCTGATTGTCGTATTGGGTGTATCCATGGCCTACAATATGTGGCCGGTTTCGCCGATGAAAATGTGGCTGGCGCGGTTCGACCAGGCAGCCATCTTTCTTTTTATCGCCGGGACCTACACGCCCTTCCTGGCCGTACTCGGCGGGACGACCTCGGGCCTCTTGATGACCAGCTTCGTCTGGGGCGCCTCGCTGATCGGGGTTGCGCTCAAGCTGATCGTGCCGCGCCGTTTCGGGCGGCTGGCCATCCTGCTCTATCTCGCGATCGGCTGGAGCGGCATACTGGTGTTCCAGTCGCTGGCGCAGAGCCTGCCGGTCTCGACGCTGTGGCTTATCCTGGCTGGTGGAATAACCTATTCACTCGGCATCATCTTCCATCTCTGGGAGACGCTGAAATTCCAGAACGCGCTCTGGCATGTCTTCGTTGTCACCGGCGCGAGCCTACATTTGTGGGCCGTCATGGACTGCATGGTCATCCACAGGCTTTAG
- a CDS encoding VOC family protein, whose amino-acid sequence MKYLHTMVRVTDVKASLRFYCQGLGLEEVRRRENEQGRFTLIFLKAPGDEGGEVELTYNWDPEEYTGGRNFGHLAYRVQDIYKLCQHLSDMGVVINRPPRDGHMAFVRSPDGISVELIQDGTLPPQEPWLSMKNTGSW is encoded by the coding sequence ATGAAATACCTGCACACCATGGTTCGCGTGACCGATGTGAAGGCGAGTCTTCGCTTTTATTGTCAGGGACTTGGCCTCGAGGAGGTGCGGCGGCGGGAGAACGAACAGGGGCGGTTTACGCTGATTTTCCTGAAGGCGCCGGGGGATGAGGGTGGCGAGGTCGAGCTGACCTATAATTGGGATCCGGAAGAGTATACCGGCGGGCGGAATTTCGGCCACCTCGCCTATCGTGTGCAGGATATCTACAAGCTCTGCCAACATCTTAGCGATATGGGCGTGGTCATCAACCGACCGCCGCGCGATGGGCACATGGCCTTTGTGCGCTCGCCGGACGGGATCTCGGTGGAGCTGATCCAGGATGGCACCCTGCCCCCGCAGGAGCCGTGGCTGTCGATGAAAAACACCGGCAGCTGGTAG
- a CDS encoding DUF192 domain-containing protein: MLFFAQGLAPVLRRAGATIALAAMLAPLATMADESTLVLHSETGDHTFTVEVVDTPESRAKGLMYVTELADDAGMLFDFKEERPVSFWMMNTFIPLDMIFVDAEGVIQNIHVNARPHDVTGIPSDGPVQFVLEIPGGRSEELGIKAGDTMEHDRVTTPAG; encoded by the coding sequence ATGCTGTTCTTCGCCCAAGGCCTCGCTCCGGTGCTCCGCCGCGCCGGCGCCACGATTGCCCTTGCCGCCATGCTGGCGCCGCTTGCAACCATGGCCGACGAAAGCACGCTGGTTCTGCATTCCGAGACCGGTGACCACACCTTCACGGTTGAGGTGGTCGACACGCCTGAGTCCCGCGCCAAGGGCCTGATGTATGTGACGGAACTGGCCGATGACGCCGGCATGCTGTTTGACTTCAAGGAAGAACGCCCGGTTTCCTTCTGGATGATGAACACCTTCATCCCGCTCGACATGATCTTCGTCGATGCAGAGGGCGTCATCCAGAACATCCACGTCAACGCCCGCCCGCATGACGTGACCGGCATTCCCTCGGATGGTCCGGTGCAATTCGTGCTGGAAATCCCCGGCGGCCGCTCGGAAGAGCTCGGCATCAAGGCCGGCGACACTATGGAACATGACCGGGTCACCACACCCGCAGGCTAA
- a CDS encoding iron chelate uptake ABC transporter family permease subunit — MTTMDAATAVSTIRNSLARRRLSITLLLTVLLLFAVGLSLYLGDYYVAPERVLQSLFSPVTGLTDRGVDFIVLNVRLPRATLAVLAGAAFALSGIIFQTLLRNPLASPDIIGISHGASASAVFCIIILGFSGVAVSLGALIGAIATALIIYGLSWRNGVTAYRVVLIGIGVAAMMAALMSYLFTRARLFEVQQSLAWLVGSLTAANVADIVPLACAMLVLLPITIALVRTLDALQLGDDTATALGARVEFARLGLMLSGVAYAAFATAAVGPVTFVAFVAGPIARNLLAGAGKGFVQAALVGALVMLGSDLIAQHALPDVQLPVGVVTGVFGAGFLLWLLIASNRAGRVN, encoded by the coding sequence ATGACCACCATGGACGCCGCCACCGCCGTCAGCACCATCCGCAATAGCCTCGCCCGGCGCCGCCTGTCGATCACGCTGCTGCTCACCGTCTTGCTGCTGTTCGCCGTTGGCCTCTCGCTCTATCTCGGCGACTATTATGTCGCGCCCGAGCGCGTGCTGCAGTCGCTGTTCTCGCCCGTCACCGGCCTCACCGACCGCGGCGTCGATTTCATCGTGCTCAACGTCCGGCTGCCGCGTGCCACCTTGGCTGTGCTCGCCGGCGCGGCCTTTGCGCTCAGCGGAATCATTTTCCAAACGCTTCTGCGTAACCCACTGGCAAGTCCCGATATTATCGGCATCTCGCATGGCGCCAGCGCCTCGGCCGTGTTCTGTATCATCATCCTTGGCTTTTCCGGTGTTGCGGTCTCGCTTGGGGCGCTCATCGGGGCCATCGCCACGGCTCTGATTATCTATGGCCTGTCCTGGCGCAATGGCGTCACCGCCTATCGAGTGGTGCTGATCGGCATTGGCGTTGCCGCTATGATGGCCGCGCTCATGTCCTATCTCTTCACCCGCGCCCGGCTCTTTGAAGTGCAGCAGTCGCTGGCCTGGCTGGTTGGCAGCCTCACCGCGGCCAATGTCGCTGACATCGTGCCACTGGCCTGTGCCATGCTGGTCCTGCTGCCCATCACCATCGCGCTCGTGCGCACGCTCGACGCGCTGCAGCTTGGCGACGATACGGCCACTGCGCTCGGGGCCCGTGTCGAATTTGCCCGCCTCGGCCTGATGCTGTCCGGCGTCGCCTATGCCGCCTTCGCAACGGCCGCTGTCGGGCCTGTCACCTTCGTTGCCTTCGTCGCCGGACCGATCGCCCGCAACCTGCTCGCTGGTGCCGGCAAGGGATTTGTTCAGGCTGCACTCGTTGGTGCACTGGTCATGCTCGGCTCCGATCTGATCGCCCAGCATGCTTTGCCCGATGTGCAACTGCCGGTCGGCGTTGTCACCGGCGTCTTCGGCGCCGGCTTCCTGCTATGGCTGCTCATTGCCTCGAACCGGGCAGGGCGGGTCAATTGA
- a CDS encoding ribbon-helix-helix protein, CopG family, with protein MSKPDLSDPITLRLPVDVLAEIERIAAASDRTRSWIMVRAMRLYIAREGKDVLAIAEGIAQLERGEGEDAEVVLAELEAIVRGDAA; from the coding sequence ATGAGCAAACCAGACCTCTCAGATCCCATCACATTGCGTCTGCCCGTCGATGTATTGGCGGAGATCGAGCGCATTGCCGCTGCCTCCGATCGCACGCGAAGCTGGATCATGGTCCGCGCCATGCGGCTATATATCGCTCGTGAGGGCAAGGACGTTCTGGCTATCGCGGAAGGCATTGCGCAGCTTGAGCGCGGTGAGGGGGAGGATGCGGAAGTAGTCCTTGCCGAACTGGAAGCCATCGTTCGCGGCGACGCGGCCTGA
- a CDS encoding metalloregulator ArsR/SmtB family transcription factor, whose amino-acid sequence MPPIAVLVALADPTRCRIVEILRDGPQPVHVVAGAFKISRPAISRHLRVLKQAKLISEKKVGRENRYALHAEKLKPVAEWLAQIREGAISRQATLPAKSPAKRAIPKAAEPSKAAVPAVKTPEPVVVPLFKQPKETTPVPPVSQMGFDF is encoded by the coding sequence ATGCCCCCAATCGCCGTCCTCGTTGCCCTTGCCGATCCGACCCGTTGCCGCATCGTCGAAATCCTGCGCGACGGACCACAGCCGGTGCATGTGGTCGCTGGCGCCTTTAAGATCAGCCGCCCGGCCATCTCGCGCCACCTGCGTGTCCTCAAGCAGGCAAAACTGATCAGCGAGAAAAAGGTCGGCCGCGAAAACCGCTACGCCCTGCATGCGGAAAAGCTGAAGCCGGTGGCCGAATGGCTGGCGCAAATTCGCGAAGGCGCAATATCCAGGCAGGCGACACTGCCGGCAAAATCGCCGGCAAAGCGCGCCATACCCAAAGCTGCCGAGCCGTCCAAGGCCGCAGTGCCTGCGGTCAAGACGCCCGAGCCTGTGGTTGTTCCGCTGTTCAAGCAGCCCAAAGAAACCACGCCAGTGCCGCCGGTTTCCCAGATGGGCTTTGATTTCTAG
- a CDS encoding carbohydrate ABC transporter permease, whose amino-acid sequence MAGSPPVEAGTVEARGPRPKPFFTPRKIIIYTTLVFFSLYYLFPLYIMVVTSLKTMPEIRFGNIFALPQTPNFDAWVRAWTSACTGLNCQGLSPGFWNSVKITIPSTIVSIFIAAVNGYALINWRFKGSEIFFAILIFGSFIPYQVMLYPLVMITRELKIFGTLQAVILIHTVFGMPILTLLFRNYFASLPQELFKAARVDGAGFWRIFFEIMLPMSLPIFVVALILQITGIWNDFLFGVVFAGTQNYPMTVQLNNIVNSAQGTPEYNVNMAATVLTGLVPLTVYFISGKWFVRGVAAGAVKG is encoded by the coding sequence ATGGCGGGCTCCCCGCCCGTCGAAGCCGGCACCGTCGAGGCCCGTGGCCCGCGGCCGAAACCCTTCTTCACCCCGCGCAAGATCATCATCTACACGACGCTGGTATTCTTCTCGCTCTACTACCTGTTCCCGCTTTACATCATGGTCGTGACCTCGCTCAAGACCATGCCCGAGATCCGCTTCGGCAATATCTTCGCCTTGCCGCAGACGCCCAATTTCGACGCCTGGGTCCGTGCCTGGACCAGCGCCTGCACGGGCCTCAACTGTCAGGGTCTGTCGCCGGGGTTCTGGAATTCGGTCAAGATCACTATTCCGTCCACCATCGTCTCGATCTTCATCGCGGCAGTGAACGGCTATGCCCTGATCAACTGGCGCTTCAAGGGGTCGGAGATCTTCTTTGCCATCCTGATCTTTGGCTCGTTCATTCCCTATCAGGTGATGCTCTATCCGCTGGTCATGATCACCCGCGAGCTCAAGATCTTCGGCACGCTACAGGCCGTCATCCTGATCCACACCGTCTTCGGCATGCCCATCCTGACATTGCTATTCCGCAATTACTTCGCGTCATTGCCACAGGAATTGTTCAAGGCAGCCCGCGTCGACGGGGCAGGCTTCTGGCGTATCTTCTTCGAGATCATGCTGCCCATGTCGCTGCCGATTTTCGTCGTGGCATTGATCCTGCAGATCACCGGCATCTGGAATGACTTCCTGTTCGGCGTCGTCTTCGCCGGCACGCAGAACTATCCGATGACCGTGCAGCTCAACAACATCGTCAACTCGGCCCAGGGCACGCCCGAATATAATGTGAACATGGCCGCCACCGTTCTGACCGGCCTCGTTCCACTGACGGTCTATTTCATATCCGGCAAGTGGTTCGTCCGCGGCGTGGCCGCTGGTGCGGTGAAGGGATAA
- a CDS encoding ABC transporter ATP-binding protein yields the protein MTTKHQLLAAGMDLGYGDRKVVDDLNLTIPPGKLTVIVGANACGKSTVLRGLARLLAPTRGAVYLDGKPIHQMSTRDVATILGVLPQSPIAPDAIVVSDLVGRGRYPHQGWFRRWTAEDDAAVAEALRATDTLEIADRPVDELSGGQRQRVWIAMALAQQTDLLLLDEPTTFLDINHQVEVLDLLTDLVKHNGRTVVVVLHDLNLACRYADHIVAMKAGKLVAEGRPADVITEAVVKTVFGMESRIVIDPVSETPMIVPIGRHHVGTGQGVNA from the coding sequence ATGACCACTAAGCACCAACTGCTCGCTGCCGGCATGGATCTGGGCTATGGCGATCGCAAGGTCGTCGATGATCTCAACCTCACCATCCCGCCCGGCAAGCTGACCGTCATCGTCGGCGCCAATGCCTGCGGCAAGTCCACCGTGCTACGCGGCCTCGCCCGCCTGCTTGCTCCAACGCGCGGCGCCGTCTATCTCGACGGCAAGCCCATCCATCAGATGTCGACGCGCGACGTGGCCACTATCCTTGGCGTGCTGCCGCAGTCACCCATCGCCCCCGATGCCATCGTTGTGTCCGATCTGGTCGGCCGCGGCCGCTATCCGCATCAGGGCTGGTTCCGCCGCTGGACGGCAGAGGACGACGCAGCCGTCGCCGAGGCCCTGCGCGCCACCGACACGCTCGAGATCGCCGATCGACCGGTCGACGAACTCTCCGGCGGCCAGCGCCAGCGCGTCTGGATCGCCATGGCGCTCGCCCAACAGACCGATCTGCTATTGCTCGACGAACCGACGACCTTCCTCGACATCAACCACCAGGTGGAAGTGCTCGACCTCCTGACCGACCTCGTCAAGCATAATGGTCGCACTGTGGTCGTGGTCCTCCACGACCTCAACCTCGCCTGCCGCTATGCCGACCACATCGTCGCCATGAAAGCCGGCAAGCTGGTCGCCGAAGGCCGTCCCGCCGACGTCATCACCGAAGCGGTCGTGAAGACCGTCTTCGGCATGGAATCGCGCATCGTCATCGATCCGGTGTCCGAAACCCCCATGATCGTCCCCATCGGCAGGCATCATGTCGGGACGGGGCAAGGCGTCAACGCCTGA
- a CDS encoding YbaN family protein, with protein sequence MTKILRPLYFIAGLLLVAIGIVGIFVPLLPTTGPLILAAWCFARSSKRAEAWLLANPQFGPAIIAWRQNGAIARRHKLMALGGMSVGLVVFWLGSQPAWWLLGLVALALVACAVFVWTRPEPVRAESN encoded by the coding sequence GTGACGAAAATCCTCCGCCCCCTTTATTTCATCGCCGGCCTGTTGCTGGTCGCCATCGGCATCGTGGGCATCTTCGTGCCGCTACTGCCGACGACCGGACCGCTGATCCTGGCCGCATGGTGTTTTGCCCGCTCGTCCAAACGCGCCGAGGCGTGGCTGCTGGCCAATCCCCAGTTCGGCCCGGCGATCATCGCGTGGCGCCAGAACGGCGCCATCGCACGCCGCCACAAGCTGATGGCGCTTGGCGGGATGAGTGTGGGGCTTGTGGTGTTCTGGTTGGGGTCGCAGCCAGCGTGGTGGCTGCTTGGCCTTGTAGCGCTGGCGCTGGTGGCCTGTGCGGTGTTCGTGTGGACGCGACCGGAGCCGGTTCGCGCAGAGAGCAACTAG
- a CDS encoding type II toxin-antitoxin system RelE/ParE family toxin has protein sequence MRVRLSPNALHYVKQEGQYLRQHSPSAANAFAQRMKQAMADLSRFSQAGFEDEQSTFPGVRRLVRHGYWIDYMFRGDMIWVTAISSSVNTPLATPDDRADFEL, from the coding sequence ATGCGCGTTCGCCTGTCTCCGAATGCGCTGCATTATGTGAAACAGGAAGGACAATATCTCCGCCAGCACAGCCCCTCCGCTGCAAATGCATTCGCGCAGCGGATGAAGCAGGCGATGGCTGATCTTTCGCGTTTCTCGCAAGCCGGTTTTGAAGACGAGCAGTCAACCTTTCCGGGGGTCAGACGGCTTGTTCGCCACGGTTATTGGATCGATTACATGTTCCGAGGTGACATGATCTGGGTAACTGCAATCTCCAGCTCAGTGAACACGCCGCTGGCGACACCGGATGACCGGGCGGACTTCGAACTCTAG
- a CDS encoding LacI family DNA-binding transcriptional regulator — protein sequence MTLIKLATTIQDVARVSGVSTATVSRALSNPDRVRESTRARIDEAVRVTGYTPNQSARSLRQKTARTILVALPDIRNSFFSIILDSIEREAAARGYGVLVSNRFSDDPGRRMRDYFLSNRVDGLLLFDGSVDLEQLMVLTGHPAPVPLVVACEEIPLAPFHTVKTDNAYAAERATRHLISLGHRRIGHITGPFGNVLTGQRESGFRKAMADAGLDMRDDWLFGGTFEMEAGLSAASQFLALEDRPTALFVANDECALGFLSAIRRHGLSCPDDVSVVGFDDLDISAHMFPPLTTMRQPREALGRIAAGALIDVIEGQPQSRLPMNMVLSSELIVRGSTAPPSVSTNNRP from the coding sequence ATGACCTTGATCAAGCTAGCGACGACGATTCAAGATGTTGCGCGGGTTTCTGGAGTTTCCACTGCAACAGTGAGCCGTGCATTGTCGAACCCCGATAGGGTTCGGGAAAGCACGCGTGCACGCATCGACGAGGCCGTTCGTGTCACCGGCTATACACCCAACCAGTCGGCGCGCTCGTTGCGGCAAAAAACGGCACGGACGATCCTCGTGGCACTGCCCGATATCCGCAATTCCTTCTTTTCGATCATCCTCGATTCCATCGAGCGGGAAGCAGCGGCGCGGGGCTATGGCGTGCTGGTGAGCAACAGGTTTTCAGACGATCCCGGAAGACGCATGCGGGACTATTTTTTGTCCAATCGCGTGGATGGTTTGCTGCTGTTCGACGGCTCCGTCGACCTGGAACAATTGATGGTGTTGACAGGGCACCCTGCCCCCGTTCCCCTGGTGGTCGCCTGCGAGGAAATTCCGCTGGCTCCCTTCCATACCGTCAAGACGGACAATGCATATGCGGCCGAGCGGGCGACACGACACCTGATCTCACTCGGCCATCGACGGATCGGCCATATCACCGGTCCATTTGGCAATGTTTTGACCGGGCAACGCGAATCAGGGTTTCGCAAGGCCATGGCCGATGCCGGTCTCGACATGCGAGACGATTGGCTCTTCGGCGGAACGTTCGAGATGGAGGCGGGGCTGAGTGCCGCCAGTCAGTTCCTGGCGCTCGAGGACCGGCCCACCGCGCTGTTTGTCGCCAATGACGAATGCGCCCTCGGCTTTCTCTCGGCGATTCGACGGCACGGACTGAGCTGTCCGGACGATGTATCCGTCGTGGGTTTCGACGATCTCGATATCTCCGCCCATATGTTCCCGCCGCTCACCACCATGCGGCAGCCGCGCGAGGCACTGGGCCGCATCGCGGCTGGGGCGCTGATCGATGTCATCGAAGGACAGCCGCAGAGCCGCCTGCCAATGAACATGGTGCTCAGCTCGGAATTGATTGTCCGCGGCAGTACGGCGCCGCCATCAGTTTCAACGAACAATCGCCCCTGA